The sequence CTATGAATTTCTCTATTTTGATCTTACTTTATCTTCTCAATTAGCCTTTCTGCCTGTCGAGTTATTAAATCCCAATCTTCAGAAATAACTAAGTCTTTGGGAAACAACTCGCTGCTCAATCCAATGGCGATCGCACCGGCTCTGAGGAAATCCGGGGCATTTTCTACAGTTACTCCCCCAGTTGGGATCAAAGGAATTTCTCCCAAAGGAGCTTGCAGACTTTTGATATATCCACTACCACCACAAGCTTGCACGGGAAACACTTTCACGCAGCTAGCACCATAAGTCCAAGCCGTAACAATTTCTGTGGGAGTCAGCGCTCCGGGTATAACTGGTACCTTTTGCTTTACAGCTGCTTGAATTATCGTTAAATCAACATGAGGAGTAAAAAAGAACTGTGCCCCTGCGTCTATTGCTCGATGCATTTGTTCTAGATTCAACAACGTTCCCGTACCGATAACGCAGTTAGGTAATTCCACACGTAGTTGTGCAATTAACTCCGCAGCCTGGGGAGTATTCCAAGTGATTTCAATTAACTGCATCCCCCCAGATGCGACAGCCAAAGCCATTTGTCGCGCCAAATATTTTTTTTGGGCACGAATTACCGCGATGGCGCGGTGTCTTTTCAAAAGCACTAACCAAGGGGTATCGATAATGGGAGATTGGACATTGGGCATTAGAAATTGAGCATTAGAAATAAAAAAAACTTTGATGATAAGTCTTTTTTTATCGAAATTGAGCTAGATAAGTTCAGTTTTTCTAGAAACTAGATTGAAAATTTATTCAGTTTTAAGCAAGTCATTTATTTTTTCATCGAGAGATAATTACTTATTTACTAATTTAAATTCTTCTTCTATCTTCTGCTGTCGGGGAAAAAACAACCCAAAATTTCATCTTTTTTTTCGGATCGAGAGTATATATCTGTATCGCTAATATGATAAAAGCTAAGTAAATAAACGCAATTATTACAACCTAGGTATTGTAATTTTAATTGGCATGATTCACAAACAAATTTTCTACAAAAGCTTTATAGCTTCGGTTACAGCAGCAACAGTTATTATTGGTGGAAGTCAATTAAATCATACCTTTGCCCAATCTTCCCCAGCTAAAAATCCAACTACGGCAAATTCTTCACAAACCAAGCCTGCTCTGACTTTACAGGGGCACATATGGACTATCGAGGCCTTAGATTTTACCCCAGATGGGCAAACTTTAGTCAGTGGTAGCTACGACCATACCGTAAAAGTATGGGATCTAAAAAATGGTAAACTCATCCGCACCCTTGATGGGCATAAAGACGGCGTGAATGACGTTCTTATTAGCCCCGATGGAAAACAGTTTTTCACTGCTGGGGGAACGGCAGAACCCAATACCACTAAAGTCATTAAGGTATGGGATATGAAAACAAAAAAATTACTTCGTACCCTTAAAGGGCATACTTTAGGAGTCACTTCCCTGGCTATAACCCCCGATGGTAAAACTCTTATCAGCGGTAGTTACGATAAAACAATTAGGTTATGGGACACGCAAAAAGGTATACGCAAGCGTACTTTTACCGGACATAGCGATCCCATACTTTCAATTGCAATTAGTCCGGATGGAAAAACCCTGGCAAGCGGTGGTGGTGAGCTTAACGACGATTCTGACAAAACAGTTAAATTATGGAATCTGGAAACGGGAGAATTAACTAGCAACATCAAAGGAAACAACAATGTTATCAACTTTATTGGCTTTACTCCCGATGGTAAATATCTGGTGAACTCTACAGATCCAAAAATAAATGTTTGGGATGTGAGTACTGGCAAATTAGTAAATCGTTTTAGCGTATCCGATATTGAAGGAGTGACTTCTGTAACTTTAGGAAACGACAGTAAAAGCGTTGTCACAACTACATTAGATGGTGCCGTTACAATGTGGGAGCTAATTAGCGGAAAAGCAATGAAAACTTTAGTAGAAGCTTCCAACAATCCCCAAAACTACGACCAACTTTATCCCACCAGCACAGCCTTCAGCCCCGACGGTAAAACTATTGCCATAGGTGAAGGAGGTGGAGCTTACAATTCAAAATTTACAATCAACATTCGACGAATGGAATAAACAGTGAGCAGTGAACAGTAATCAGTGAGCAGTGAGCAGTGAGCAGTGAGCAGTGAACAGTAATCAGTGAGCAGTAAGGAAGCAATTACCCATTACCCATTACCCATTACCAATTACCAATTACCAATTACCAATTACCAATTTTCACTTCTCATACTGCTCGTAAGCTGCGACAATACGCTGTATTAAAGCATGTCTAACTACGTCTTTTCGAGAAAATTCACAAAAGCCTATACCTTCGACATTTTTTAAAATTTGAAAGGCTGTTGCAAGTCCCGATTTCTGCTGTAAAGGTAAATCGGTTTGCGTCATATCACCGGTTACTACCATGCGGGAACGAAAACCCAAACGAGTCAGAACCATTTTCATCTGCGCTGGCGTGGTATTTTGAGCTTCGTCCACGATGACAAACGCATTATTTAAAGTTCTTCCCCGCATATAAGCTAATGGTGCAACTTCGATTATGCCTCTTTCAATCAGCGATGGGACTTTATCTGGCTCGATAAATTCGTTGATAGCATCATAAAGCGGACGCAAATAAGGATTAACTTTTTGCTGCAAATCTCCTGGTAAAAATCCTAGCTTTTCACCTGCTTCTACGGCGGGACGAGTTAAAATCAGTTTTTCATACTTGTTATCAAGCAGTGCTTGAACCGCCACAACAACCGCTAAAAATGTTTTACCAGTACCCGCAGGACCAATACAAAATGTTAAGTCACGCTTGCGTATTGCTTCAATATACTGTCGCTGACGAAAAGTTTTAGCACGAATTTGTTCGCCTCGACGAGTTTTAGCAAGTACATCTTTTTGTAATGTTTGCAGTTCATCTTCTCGATGGGTATCAAGGGCTTGGCGCGCTGTTAAAATATCGGCAACAGATAAGATATTTCCCTTCGTCCAAATATCTTCCAAAGATTTTACCAACCGACTAACCAAGTCGATTTGTTTCTCGGTACCGCTTACGTATAATTCTTGTCCCCGCAATACCACCGTGGCTCCAGTTTGTCGAGCTAAGAGTTTGAGGTTTTCTTCCTGGCTTCCAGCTAAAGCCATAGCACTAGGGATATCGGGCAATTCTATTGTTATGGCTTCTGCCATAGTATTAATTAAGTATTTCTTTTTAGTAAGGAATAATTTTTGACCCAGAGACTCCGTTTTCAGGAGCTTAATCTTATTTTCTGAGCGATCGCATTAAATAGCAATATAGGGGTTTTGATTTAGTTCAATCACTCTTACAAGGATGGAAATTTCTACTTGTGAGAATTTCAGCTACTTTCTTTGTATTGCACTCAATGAAAAAGGTCTATGTTTCACAAAATTTACTATTCAACCAACTACTTAACCAACGATTTAACTATTTACTATCAGCCATAGGGCTGATAGCGAATAAAATCAGAAACAATAAAAATTGTTTCAACTAAATGCGAGTTCGGGGTTTGGTGAAATCTCTACGTCCGTCACCACGTCTGACTTTAGGCTTAGGCATTGGCAATTCTCTATCCCTTTCTTCGCTATAAGATGCCGGTGCATCCTCCCGACTTTCATTACTACCGTAAATGTCTAGGTATGCCGATTGTCCCGCAGCTTGAGCAGCCGCAGAAATCACAGTGCGAATAGCTTGGATGTTGCGTCCTCCACGACCAAACACTTTACCTTTATCTGCACTATCAAAGGCAATGCGAATCCAAGCTCGTTTGGTGCTACGAGAAATTTCACAATCAACGCTTAAAGACTCTGGTGATTCCAAAAACGGCTGCATTAAAAAATTAACTAAACCAACGTAATCGGGAGTTGTACGGGAATTCGTATCTGTTACTTTACTAGGATGCAGTTGCTGCACGGACTTGTTCAAAAACATTATTTTTTTCTAAAATGCGACGCACTGTGTCAGTTGGTTGAGCGCCCTGTTGTAGTCGCTTAACAATGCCGTCTACGTCTAATCTAACTTCTTTGGTTCTAGGATTATAAAATCCTAATTCTTCGAGGGGACGACCATCACGACGGGACAGATTGTTGATGGCTATTAAGCGGTAACTTGCTTCTCGTTTTTTGCCTATTCGCTTTAAGCGCAGTTTAATCATAATAAAAAGGTAATTCTCCTACTTTGTAAGATGTTAGTTTACAACTAGAGTCGGTGACAAATCTATCCGAAATAATGAAAGCATTTCACCGAAAAAGGTAATGCTCCCCCGAATGCGGGAAGATAAAATTTCCCACAAGTAGCAGATGATAATTTTAGCACTTGCACGGCATGAAGCGCTATTCGTTTAAAGGTCAAAGCTTAAAGCTTAAAGGTCAAAGGTCAAAGCTTAAAGGTCAAAGGTCAGAGTTTAAACGCTGCTCGCTGCTCACTGCTACAGCGTACCGAAACCTTTCTTTTTCTTAGCTTTTTTCTGCTTCTTTTTACCGCCAGAAGCGCCGCGCCAGCCCGGTGCGGGGGCATTTCCGGCAGCCATTGGATTTCCACCGCCAAACATTCCTCCGCCTCCCATTCCAGGGAAGTTACCTTGTCCCATTTGCTGCATCATGTTCCGCATTTTCTGGAAATCACTTATCAGCTTGCTGACATCTTTTTCTTTATAACCACTTCCAGATGCAATCCGTCGCCGTCTGCTGGGAGAACTCGCTAGTAAATCGGGATCTGTCCGTTCTTGTTTGGTCATGGACTTAATCATCGCTTCGCAACGCTGAAGCTGAGATTGCCCTTGTTCGAGCTGTTCGTTAGAAATTTTGTTCATCCCCGGAATCATCTTCATGATGCCACCGAGGGAACCCATATTCTTCAGCAAACGCAGTTGTTTGAGAAAGTCAGTAAAATCAAACTTCGCCGACAGCATTTTCTCTGTCATTTTTTCGGCATCGGCGAGGTCAAATTCCTCCTGGGCTTTTTCAACCAGGGTTAAGACATCTCCCATGCCCAAAATCCGGGATGCCATTCTATCGGGATAAAACGGCTGTAGGGCTTCAACTTTTTCACCAACACCAACAAATTTAATTGGTGCGCCCGAAATTCGCCGCACCGATAGCGCCGCACCACCACGGCTATCACCGTCTAACTTTGTTAAAATTGCACCGCTAATGCCAATCTTTTCGTGGAAAGTACGAGTCAAATTTGCCGCTTCTTGACCGGTCATTGCGTCCACTACCAGCAGCGTTTCATGGGGCTGGACGGTCTCTTTGACACTGGCTAATTCCGCCATCATGTCTTCATCAATTTGCAGACGACCGGCAGTATCAATAATTACGGTATCAATGCCTTCCGCCTTGGCACGCTCCACACCTTGACGGGCAATTTCAACTGGATTTGCATCGCTTCCCAGTTCAAATACTGGCACGTCAATTTGTTTACCTAAAGTTATCAATTGGTCAATTGCAGCAGGACGATAAACGTCTGTTGCTACCATCAAACAATTGCGTTCTAATTTTCTTAGATGTAAGGCTAACTTAGCTGTTGCAGTAGTTTTACCAGTACCTTGCAAACCAGCCATCAAAACAATTGTAGGTGATTCTTCGGCTTGCACTAGGGGGACGTTAGTTTCCCCCATCACGTTTACTAATTCATCGTGAACAATTTTAATAAACTGTTCCCCTGGACGTACCCCATTCAATACCTCAGCACCTTGTGCTTTGGCTTCAACTTCACTAATAAATTCTTTAATTACTTGCAGGTTGACATCTGCTTCCAACAAAGAGCGTCGTACTTCTCGTAAAGCTTCCTGAATGTTGGATTCAGAGATTTTACCTTGTCCCCGGAGTTTTTTCCAGGTTGATTCTAAACGGTCGGCTAGTGCATCAAACATAATACAATTATCTTAATTAACCCTCACGCTTATAATAATGCGGGGGATTTTTAGCTCAACAACTCATCTTGAAGCCGGAAGGATTCAAGCTAAACAAAACCGTACTCATTTGCACACAGTTTTACCAACAGGTGAAAATTTTTAGAAGACGGCAATTTACAAAGCGTAGATATATCTCTTAAGCATACTAGAATACAAGCTGCTTAGCTTAGGGCGATCGCTCTCCATTTACCCATAGTTTCCTTGCAGATTGATTTACTTGGTTAGTATTGGGTTTGTGTTGACGTGTTGCAATTGTCAGCCTATGGGCTTTTTGACTGTATTCAGAAGCGGACACACTTCCCATCTGCTTCTTAGAAACAACTCGAAATACGCAACCGCTTACTTATCGCTCGGGCTTCCAATTCAAAAATCAGTAAAAACAGTAAAAGTAATATTTGTTTACATTTATCGATAAAAAGACTTTTAACATTAACATTTTTAAGCAGTTTCAAAAAGACTTTCTGTAAAAAATTTATAAAAATAGGAATTATATTTAAAAAATAATTGCTAAAACTTGAACTTTCATCTGTGGAAAATTACTTATAGACAAGCTATTATTTAACTATATCGATTTTACGGTTATCTAAGTAGGATTATTTAATTTAACAATTAGTTTTTGGCGAATGCTATGAATATTTTTGTAACAATTAAGTATAAAAAACGAATGTTTTAGTATAAGTAAGTTGTTAAAATCATAATTAAACTTCACTTATAGACTATTGTCTTTAATTATTTAAATGAGTCATATCTGTTAATATTCTGGATTTTCAGAATGTTAGTATATTCATAAAGTTGTTGCTTCAACTATTCGTAAGAGCAATATATGAAAATTATTTTTTGCTTTTAATTAAATGCCTAAAATCTAGGTAAGCTGCATCTTGAAATGATGCAAACAGAGAACTGATTAATTTTATTAGAATTTTAAATAATATTTAGACAGTTAAAATTCAATTTTGCGAATATATTTTTTGAGTCAAACAAAAAAATGAAAAAAGAGATTAAAGAAGTAGCTGAAACTTTCAGCAATACGAGTGCATCTAACCAAGCCGCAAATCAACAACAGCAAAGTATCCGAGAAAAAATTATTAACCAAGTTCTCAAAGGTGAAAACCCTAGCAGTTTAAACTTAATTTTTACCAATTTAAAAGAAGCTAAGCTAATTGGGGTTAACCTAAGCAATATGTATCTTAGTGGCGTTGAATTGTGTAGTGCCGATTTAACAAATGCTCAGTTACTAGGAGTTGATTTAAGCGAAGCAGATTTGAGCAACAGCAAATTGGTTAACGCTCAGTTGGCGGGAGCAAATCTTAACAGCATAAAGTTGATTGCAGCTAATCTTAGTAATGCTAATTTACGAGATGCTAACCTCTGCACTTCTAAACTCAATCATGCTTGTTTAATCGGTGCCCAGTTGTTAGGGGCAAATTTGAGTGGTGCTGAATTAACCGATGCGAATTTAAATAATGCCTTACTTCACAAAATTTACTTGTGGAATGCCAACCTTAATAATGCTCAGTTAATTAATTCCGATTTAACTGATGCCTATATGAACAACGTCAAGCTTAATAATGCCGATTTAACTGGTGCAATTCTTGTAAATGCTCAGCTTTCTGAAGCTAAATTAAAAAATGCTAACTTAAAATCGGTTAATTTGAATTCTGCCCAATTAGATAATGCGAATTTAAGGAATGCCGACTTGAGCGACGCTTGCTTAGAGAAAGTCAATTTACAGAATAGCAATCTTGAAGGAGCTATTTTACATAATACAAACTTTCATCAAGCAGCCTTAAATAACGCTAATCTCACGAATGCAAAAGTGAAAAATGCTCGCTTCTCAGAAAATACAGGTATCAGCGAAGACGTAAAAATCTATCTAAAAAGAGAGGGAGCTATCTTTGAAGATGAATAATTACGAAACAATCATGACACCAAAGTAATTAAATTAGAAAATGCTTCGGTTGCATCTGCTAAAGCTTTACTTTGAAAAACAAATTCGCTGTAGTCTGCCAAGTTATCCAAACCAACCACATTTAACATGACTTCAGCAGTTACCCATGCAGAGGTTTCGATAAATAATTTTCGCCATCTTACTTTCATAACGTTTGTCTCCTTTTTTGAAATACCACTTCTTAAGCAATTGATTATTTAAACTTTGCCCTTAGTTAAGAAATGTAAATTATTTCAACGAATGATTTCAATAGCTTGATTAAAAAACTGAGGTAGTAATTTTACCTCCATAAAAGATGGAAATTACGAATTGACGAAAATTGTGGGCAGCCTGTAAACCTTACCTAGTAAGCTCTGAGCTTGTTTACGCTAGCTAAAAAGATAAACAGTAATTTGTATCGCATCAGTGTGGGGAACCCGGTTTCTTACCGATCGCACAATCAGATATGGCAGTTTTCACTTGAAGGGACATTTGTCACAAATCTGAAACCGTTGTAGAGACGTGGCAATGCTACGTCTCAAACAATGTGAAATCAGTACTTAATCTTTTTGTTCAGCAACGCCAAAAAAACAAGCAACCACCAAAGCCGAAGAATAACAATTAACCATTAACTGTTAATTTTTCTACAGCATCAGCTTGTGTGGGTAAAGCAGCTGTTAAAACTTCACTTCCATTATCTGTAACTAAAACATCATCTTCGATTCGGATTCCTCGGACATCTGCAAACTGCGATAAACGTTCCCAGTTGACAAATTGTTTAAAATTATCGCGATTCTCCGAATTATTCACAATCGCGGGTACTTGATAAAAACCCGGTTCAATTGTAACTACCATTCCGGCATGTAAAGGTCGATTTAGACGCAAGTAACCCAAGCCAAAACGTCCGCTTCTTTGTCTTCCTTCTTCGTACCCTGCTAAATCTCCTAAGTCTTCCATATCATGCACATCTAAGCCAAGTAAATGTCCGATTCCGTGAGGGAAAAACAAAGCATGAGCATCTACATTTACCAACTCTTCGGGATTACCTTGCAAAATACCTAAATCTATTAAACCTTCAGCAATAACCTGACAAGCACAAAGATGAATATCTTCGTACTCTATACCTGGGCTGATTTTGTCAATACAGGCATCATGGGCTGCTAAGACAACATCATAAATATCTCTTTGAGTTGATGAAAATTTTCCGCTCACAGCCCAAGTTCGAGTTACGTCAGCAGCCCAACCATTGGGAGTTTCCGCGCCAACATCAGCAAGCAGTAAATCGTCCGAGTTTAAGGAATTTTCATAATGCTCGTTGTGCAACACTTCCCCCCGCACCGTGACAATACTGTTATAAGATGTTGTCATATTACGAGCAATGATTACTGATTCCATTGCCGCTCGTACTTGTGCTTCTGTTTTCGCTGCTGCGGTTGCAGCCATACCAGCTTTATGGGCTTCTATAGTAACGGCAACAGCTTGACGTATTTCATCCAAAGCGGCTTCGTCGTGGGTAAGACGCAGCTGAGCAACAGCCTTAGCTAATTGCAAATCTTTATTTTCCGGTGGACGTTGCGGTAAAATCCATCTATCTAGTAATTGTGATTGTTGCGTCCATGAAGCTGCATCTTGTACGGCAATTGTTGCTACATCCTGTAAATATGATTCAAGTTCAGCCATTGGGTAAGCTTCATCAGCACCAATTTGTTCTGCAATTTCATCGCGACTCGGCATTTCTCCATGCCAAAGAGCGCTACTTGGTGAGGGATTATCTATAAACAATTGCAGTTTACCTGCTTCCAAACGAATCGCAGTATTTTTCAAAGGTAATCCGGCAAAATAGAGAAAATGACTGCTAGGACGATGTGGAAAGATGTTTGCAGAAAAATTACGGGGACTAGGATTACCAGACCAGAATACTGCCGGAAAATCGATTAAATCGGCTAATTTTTCTCTTCTTTTACGTAAAGTTTCTGCAAGTGAGTTAGAAGTAGATGTTGTTGTCATTGTTTAGGTATTGGTAATTGGGCATTGGTAGTTGGTAATTGGTAGTTGGTAATTGGGCATTGGGCATTGGTAATAACTTGACATCTTCCAGTCACTGCCAAAGGGGTACCGAATGCAGTGGGGAATTCCAAAAATCGCTCTTTAGTTTCCTCTTTCTACAACCCGATTTAGATAAAATTAATAACTGTTCGCTGATAACTGTTCGCTGTTAACTGCTCACTGTTAACTGATAACTGATATGAAACAAAGCAACTGGTTGATTGAAGAATTGCCAGGATTAAGCCAAGATGAAATTAATAATTTGAAAAATAATGGTTTTACAACTACTTTAGCTCTGGTAAAACAAGGAAAAACTCCACAAGAAAAGTTAATACTGGCACAGAAGCTACAGGTTCATGTCCAGTATGTAAATAAGTGGGTTGCTTTAGCGGATTTAGCTCGAATCCCCAGTGTGGGAACGGAATATTCTGGGTTGTTGCTTCATGCTGGCATTGCTTCGGTGGTGCAGTTGTCAACTACTCCCCCCCATCGCTTACACAAACAAATTTTGCGTTTGCAAGTAGCAACTCTACAAAGGCGAGATTTATGCCCTGCGGTTGAACAAGTAAATGAATGGGTTGAGCAAGCCAAGAAGTTATCAGTTAGGAGTTAGAAGTTATATCCCGTATAGTAATTGCTTGTAAATTGTCTTTAAACTACAAACTTTTAAATCCCATTATTAATCGTTAATTCTCTTTCTAGCTCCTAATCACTCCCTATCGCAAGCTATACTACTCTTTCTCCAGTACGCCGTTGAGAAATATGTCAGCCAGCCCTTCTGCCATTTTCTGTTTTTCTTGGGGGGAAGCATCTGGTTCCATAAGTGTATTATGTGAAAAGCCTGCCACAGCAAACATTCCTAGAAAAACCTGAGCTACGAGTTTTGCATCTGTCTTGCGGTAGATTCCTTTATCCATTGCTGTTTGAAAGAAAGCTTCAGCAACATCAGTCATTTTATCAATCACCTCTTTTTGAATGCGATCGCGAAGTTCGGGATGAAACTGGGCTTCCATAAAACAAACTTTCATCATGTCGGCATTTTTTTGTAAATTCCACATCCGACGACGCATTACTTGGGCTACGGCTTTATAGCTACCCATTTCACTTAATTCGGTGAGTAAATCGGTTAGAATATCCACCCAGCCAGCAGTTGCAACTTCAACTAAGATTGCTTTTTTATTAGAAAAATGGCGGAATAACGTTCCTTCAGCAACTCCTGCTTTTTGTGCTAAGTCGCGGGTAGTCGTACCGTCAAATCCTTGAGAAGCAAACAACTTTTGTGCTGCTTGCAAAATCCGATCGCGTGTTTGTATTTCTGGAGGAGGAGGAGATTTAAAAGCTCGCATAGTATTAGTGATGGTGATTGTTCCGGAACTGCATCTGTAGCATTATTGTCTAACGTTAAGTACTATAAGCTGCAAATCTTTAATATAAGATTAAGCCTTGAGAATTAAGATTTTTGCTGGAGCCAGAAGATAGCCCGATAATCTGTAATTTATAATACGTTGCTTAAGCGCCAACTTGAACTGCGTAATTAGAAATATAGAGGATGAAAATATATGGTGATATGGCGAAGCTAAAAGAAATTACAATTCCGTTGTTTTGGAATGCGAGAGATGTAAAAATGTTCAATTCTCTAAGTTTATTGCCCCCAAGCGATATTCTTGCACAGTTTAAAAGGAAAATTATGGGAAATATCTCACGTCGGCTGTTTGCACTGCTTTTAGCATTAGTTTTTTGTTGGGAGTTTTTACCGGCAGCTGCATCTGCTCAAACTCCATCTGGGGAAACTTCGATTCAACCTTATTTAGATCGGGTTACTGAAAATTTGACGGAGTTTAAGCTAGATAATGGCATGAAGTTCATTGTTCTAAGACGACAAAAAGCTCCTGTAGTTTCTTTTCTTACTTATGCTGATGTCGGTGGTGTAGACGAACCAGAAGGTAAAACCGGTGTTGCACACTTTTTAGAGCATTTAGCTTTTAAAGGTACTGACAGAATTGGTACAAAAAATTACGCTAAAGAAACAAGGTTGCTCGATCGATTAGATAAATTAGCAGCCCAAATTCAACAAGCTTCTTCAGCAGAACAAAAAGATAAAGTTGCTCAACTAAAAGCTCGGTTTAAAAAGATAGAAGAGCAAGCTCGCCAAACGGTAAAGCAAAATGAGTTGGGTAGAATTGTCGAACAAGCTGGGGGTGTGGGCTTAAATGCTACGACTTCTACCGAAGCGACTAAATATTTTTACAGCTTTCCTTCTAATAAATTAGAACTTTGGATGTCTCTGGAGTCGGAGCGTTTTCTTAATCCCGAGTTGCGACGCGAATTTTATAAGGAAAAAGATGTAATTCTTGAAGAAAGACGGATGCGGGTAGATAATTCACCCATTGGACAGATGATTGAAAAGTTTAACGACACGGCTTTTCAAAAGCATCCTTATAAACGCCCGGTGATTGGTTACGACAAAGATATCCGTAACTTGACAACCGAAGATGTACAGCAATTTTTCGATACATACTACGTTCCCAGCAATATTACGGTTGCTGTAGTTGGAGATGTCCAACCTGCTGAAGTCAAAAAACTAGCGGAAGCTTATTTTGGACGTTATGAAGCTAAACCCAAACCAGAACAGGAACTCGCAGTAGAACCAAAACAAACTCAAGAAAAAGAATTTACCTTAAATTTACCTTCTCAACCTTGGTATTTAGAAGGTTATCACCGTCCAAGTATTAACGATCCAGATAATGCAGTTTATGACATTATTAGCGGTTTGCTTAGCGACGGACGTACTTCGCGACTGTATAAATCTTTGGTAGAAAAGCAACAATTAGCACTAGCAGCGCAGGGATTTAGCGGTTTCCCAGGAGATAAATATCCCAACTTAATGCTTTTCTATGCTTTGACTGCACCGGGACGTAGTGTTGATGAGGTAGCTAAAGCGCTGCGAGAGCAAATTGAAGCATTAAAAACACAGCCAGTTTCCGTGAAAGAATTAGAAAGGGTAAAAACTAATGCCCGTGCGGGTTTGTTACGTTCCCTAGATTCTAATATGGGGATGGCGCAGCAGTTATTAGAATACGAAGTCAAAACTGGTTCCTGGAAGAATTTGTTTGAAAAGTTAGAAAAAATTGAAGCCGTAACCGCTCAAGATGTGATGCGCGTCGCAAAAGAGACTTTTGTGGCAGAAAATCGCACCGTCGGAAAATTATTGCCGAAGAAGCCCGGTAGTTAAGAGATGGGGAAATAAGGAGATGGGGAGATAAGGAAATAAATTTAAGCTCCTCACTCCTAATTCCCAATGCCCAATGCCCAATGCCCCATTCCCAATTCCCAATTAGGAGAGAGAATGAAGATTAAAAGAATAAGGTACAACAAAAAAGTGAAAAGATTGCTTTACTCGTTACTGGTTTGTTTGGCTTTTGTACTGGTAAGTTTTGACTTTTCTGGTGCAATGGCACAGCAAGTAACGGCACAAGTTAAGTATACGCCCAAGCATTATACTGACTTGAAATTCGAGCCGGTAGGTGAAATCAAGTTGCCCGAATACGAACGGTACCAACTTGATAACGGCATGATAGTTTATTTAATGGAAAATCATGAGCTGCCGTTGGTTAATGGTAGAGCGATAATTCATACTGGTTCACGGTTTGAGCCTGCTGACGAGGTTGGTTTGGCTCAGCTGACGGGTGGAGTAATGCGTACTGGAGGTACTGTGCAACATCCTCCCGACGAACTTAACCAAATGTTGGAACAAA comes from Rivularia sp. PCC 7116 and encodes:
- a CDS encoding WD40 repeat domain-containing protein — encoded protein: MIHKQIFYKSFIASVTAATVIIGGSQLNHTFAQSSPAKNPTTANSSQTKPALTLQGHIWTIEALDFTPDGQTLVSGSYDHTVKVWDLKNGKLIRTLDGHKDGVNDVLISPDGKQFFTAGGTAEPNTTKVIKVWDMKTKKLLRTLKGHTLGVTSLAITPDGKTLISGSYDKTIRLWDTQKGIRKRTFTGHSDPILSIAISPDGKTLASGGGELNDDSDKTVKLWNLETGELTSNIKGNNNVINFIGFTPDGKYLVNSTDPKINVWDVSTGKLVNRFSVSDIEGVTSVTLGNDSKSVVTTTLDGAVTMWELISGKAMKTLVEASNNPQNYDQLYPTSTAFSPDGKTIAIGEGGGAYNSKFTINIRRME
- a CDS encoding bifunctional 4-hydroxy-2-oxoglutarate aldolase/2-dehydro-3-deoxy-phosphogluconate aldolase, with product MIDTPWLVLLKRHRAIAVIRAQKKYLARQMALAVASGGMQLIEITWNTPQAAELIAQLRVELPNCVIGTGTLLNLEQMHRAIDAGAQFFFTPHVDLTIIQAAVKQKVPVIPGALTPTEIVTAWTYGASCVKVFPVQACGGSGYIKSLQAPLGEIPLIPTGGVTVENAPDFLRAGAIAIGLSSELFPKDLVISEDWDLITRQAERLIEKIK
- a CDS encoding pentapeptide repeat-containing protein, with protein sequence MKKEIKEVAETFSNTSASNQAANQQQQSIREKIINQVLKGENPSSLNLIFTNLKEAKLIGVNLSNMYLSGVELCSADLTNAQLLGVDLSEADLSNSKLVNAQLAGANLNSIKLIAANLSNANLRDANLCTSKLNHACLIGAQLLGANLSGAELTDANLNNALLHKIYLWNANLNNAQLINSDLTDAYMNNVKLNNADLTGAILVNAQLSEAKLKNANLKSVNLNSAQLDNANLRNADLSDACLEKVNLQNSNLEGAILHNTNFHQAALNNANLTNAKVKNARFSENTGISEDVKIYLKREGAIFEDE
- a CDS encoding KH domain-containing protein; the encoded protein is MFLNKSVQQLHPSKVTDTNSRTTPDYVGLVNFLMQPFLESPESLSVDCEISRSTKRAWIRIAFDSADKGKVFGRGGRNIQAIRTVISAAAQAAGQSAYLDIYGSNESREDAPASYSEERDRELPMPKPKVRRGDGRRDFTKPRTRI
- a CDS encoding PhoH family protein, which codes for MAEAITIELPDIPSAMALAGSQEENLKLLARQTGATVVLRGQELYVSGTEKQIDLVSRLVKSLEDIWTKGNILSVADILTARQALDTHREDELQTLQKDVLAKTRRGEQIRAKTFRQRQYIEAIRKRDLTFCIGPAGTGKTFLAVVVAVQALLDNKYEKLILTRPAVEAGEKLGFLPGDLQQKVNPYLRPLYDAINEFIEPDKVPSLIERGIIEVAPLAYMRGRTLNNAFVIVDEAQNTTPAQMKMVLTRLGFRSRMVVTGDMTQTDLPLQQKSGLATAFQILKNVEGIGFCEFSRKDVVRHALIQRIVAAYEQYEK
- the ffh gene encoding signal recognition particle protein; translated protein: MFDALADRLESTWKKLRGQGKISESNIQEALREVRRSLLEADVNLQVIKEFISEVEAKAQGAEVLNGVRPGEQFIKIVHDELVNVMGETNVPLVQAEESPTIVLMAGLQGTGKTTATAKLALHLRKLERNCLMVATDVYRPAAIDQLITLGKQIDVPVFELGSDANPVEIARQGVERAKAEGIDTVIIDTAGRLQIDEDMMAELASVKETVQPHETLLVVDAMTGQEAANLTRTFHEKIGISGAILTKLDGDSRGGAALSVRRISGAPIKFVGVGEKVEALQPFYPDRMASRILGMGDVLTLVEKAQEEFDLADAEKMTEKMLSAKFDFTDFLKQLRLLKNMGSLGGIMKMIPGMNKISNEQLEQGQSQLQRCEAMIKSMTKQERTDPDLLASSPSRRRRIASGSGYKEKDVSKLISDFQKMRNMMQQMGQGNFPGMGGGGMFGGGNPMAAGNAPAPGWRGASGGKKKQKKAKKKKGFGTL
- the rpsP gene encoding 30S ribosomal protein S16 gives rise to the protein MIKLRLKRIGKKREASYRLIAINNLSRRDGRPLEELGFYNPRTKEVRLDVDGIVKRLQQGAQPTDTVRRILEKNNVFEQVRAATAS